A stretch of Arctopsyche grandis isolate Sample6627 chromosome 9, ASM5162203v2, whole genome shotgun sequence DNA encodes these proteins:
- the kune gene encoding claudin, protein MASRSLTVRWAAGLLTLGFLLVLVAFVAPTWLVTDGRLRNPTFIRLGLWEVCFQEFKHPRHWYDTVFSNCWWIFEEEYYIIHDILLPGFFVATQFFFTVAFTLCLIAIILIILFFKVKKNDDKYIMLLLTLGTLIVGAGFSGLISVITFGARGDGRDWMPNWEHNDHGWGFALGVIGVLLLFPSGILFLVEARVNRYKKLNEIHSREQSAYTLEERKVHYVSGHTEI, encoded by the exons atggCTAGCCGATCGTTAACGGTTCGATGGGCCGCGGGACTCCTAACTCTTGGTTTCCTGCTGGTGCTGGTGGCCTTTGTCGCCCCCACGTGGCTGGTCACAGATGGACGCCTACGCAATCCCACCTTCATAAGACTAG GACTGTGGGAAGTATGCTTTCAAGAGTTCAAACATCCGAGGCATTGGTACGACACAGTATTCAGCAATTGCTGGTGGATCTTTGAAGAAGAATACTATATCATTCATGACATATTGTTGCCGGGATTTTTCGTAGCCACTCAGTTCTTTTTCACCGTTGCCTTCACTCTGTGCCTTATCGCTATCATTCTAATAATTCTATTCTTCAAAGTCAAGAAAAATGATGATAAATATATCATGTTATTACTTACACTCGGTACTCTAATCGTAGGAGCag GTTTTAGCGGATTGATATCTGTTATTACGTTTGGTGCGAGGGGAGATGGAAGAGATTGGATGCCGAATTGGGAACACAATGATCACGGTTGGGGTTTCGCTCTCGGCGTTATCGGTGTTTTATTGCTCTTCCCCTCGGGTATTCTGTTCCTCGTCGAAGCGAGGGTTAATAGGTATAAGAAGCTGAACGAAATTCATAGCCGGGAACAGTCAGCTTACACTTTGGAAGAGAGGAAAGTTCATTATGTCAGCGGTCACACTGAAATATAG
- the sinu gene encoding claudin family member sinuous, with translation MTDRDAVASLQLPDRLRRTDVIMKKRSLAGNCAIGVFVIALVTVCLAFATPSWLVSDYRITGAKLDRLGLWTHCFRSLPDPLDVYQGRFFVGCRWVYDPFTAGYDRIRGFLLPPFMIATQFFFTLCTIGVVISGILVLLFFLCCGPDQEKFILLIKSIGFILVGAGGCGGLAVIIFAFFGNSDGWMPDHANNYLGWSFGLGVVGAATCIIASILFLTEANIQQKKRERLKESQTRFELAQETKA, from the exons ATGACAGACCGAGACGCTGTCGCATCGTTGCAGTTGCCCGATCGTTTGCGTAG AACTGACGTCATTATGAAGAAAAGAAGCCTTGCCGGGAATTGCGCTATAGGCGTGTTCGTGATAGCTCTGGTAACCGTATGCTTGGCGTTTGCCACGCCGAGTTGGCTCGTCAGCGATTACAGAATCACGGGAGCTAAGCTCGACAG GTTAGGATTGTGGACGCATTGCTTCCGATCTTTACCCGATCCACTCGACGTGTACCAGGGGAGGTTCTTCGTCGGCTGCAGATGGGTCTACGATCCCTTCACGGCCGGATATGATAGGATTAGAGGATTTTTATTGCctc CGTTCATGATCGCCACTCAATTTTTCTTCACGCTGTGTACAATAGGTGTCGTCATTTCGGGTATTCTCGTTTTGCTCTTCTTCTTATGTTGCGGCCCCGATCAAGAGAAATTCATTCTGTTGATTAAATCCATCGGATTCATCCTAGTCGGAGCTG gaGGATGTGGAGGTCTCGCTGTTATTATTTTTGCATTCTTCGGAAACTCCGACGGCTGGATGCCCGATCATGCCAATAATTATTTAG GTTGGTCGTTTGGTCTCGGAGTGGTCGGAGCTGCTACGTGTATCATAGCTTCAATCCTCTTCTTGACTGAGGCAAATATTCAACAGAAGAAACGGGAGAGACTGAAGGAGTCTCAGACGAGGTTCGAACTGGCGCAAGAGACCAAGgcgtaa
- the pck gene encoding claudin superfamily protein pickel, whose product MSATDNEYPRATNATVIGAILTYIAGLFLLMSFASPYWIESYPEMFSSFKHMGLWEYCFDQFRYPYYQFPKLFNGCHYIFSQEYYVIREWLLPGWMMVVQALVTLALMLSLFAQIILALVCIRWPLQSILRYEWMCTGISFIATACASFFLFLAVAVFGGNCYRRDWLLYPSFNVLSWSYAFAVIAFMIFGMASLLLYLETKRSYQSRREAKNLVMQMQLQEAQPPPLGFNIPQRSGYI is encoded by the exons ATGTCGGCCACCGACAACGAATATCCTCGAGCCACCA ATGCTACCGTCATCGGGGCTATATTGACTTATATAGCCGGATTGTTTTTGTTGATGTCATTCGCCAGTCCGTACTGGATAGAGTCCTATCCTGAGATGTTCTCGTCATTCAAGCACATGGGATTGTGGGAGTATTGCTTCGATCAGTTCCGCTACCCCTACTATCAATTCCCGAAGCTGTTCAACGGATGTCACTATATATTCAGTCAg GAATACTATGTGATAAGAGAGTGGCTGCTTCCCGGTTGGATGATGGTCGTTCAAGCCCTGGTGACATTGGCTCTGATGCTCTCACTCTTCGCTCAGATCATCCTGGCTTTAGTGTGCATACGTTGGCCCCTCCAATCGATACTTCGCTACGAATGGATGTGCACGGGAATCAGCTTCATTGCTACGGCTTGTGCCA GTTTCTTCTTGTTTTTGGCCGTAGCTGTGTTCGGTGGAAATTGTTATCGTCGCGATTGGCTCTTGTACCCGTCTTTCAACGTTTTGTCTTGGTCGTACGCTTTCGCCGTCATAGCGTTCATGATCTTCG GTATGGCTTCGTTGTTGTTGTACTTGGAGACGAAACGGTCGTATCAAAGTCGGCGAGAGGCTAAAAATCTAGTTATGCAGATGCAGCTGCAAGAAGCTCAACCGCCGCCGCTAGGATTCAACATTCCTCAACGTTCCggctacatataa